One genomic window of Punica granatum isolate Tunisia-2019 chromosome 1, ASM765513v2, whole genome shotgun sequence includes the following:
- the LOC116206969 gene encoding geraniol 8-hydroxylase-like: MGSSVDIGEAGFKSSLNLMRNTIISMDLADPNSESAKEFKELVWQIMVDAGKPNLADYFPVLKRVDPLGVRQRMTGYFGRMFDVFNRIINDRLQDREISGFVRKSDMLDALLDLSEDKGGHGSVSHEASDLFTGGSETTSSTLEWPMAELLRNPDKLLKAQAELKQVTGRGNAVEKSDIARLPYLKAMVKETFRMHPWLPLLVPCRVGATVHVGGCTILEGTRNPGQ; the protein is encoded by the exons ATGGGAAGCTCGGTGGACATTGGCGAGGCGGGGTTTAAGTCTTCACTTAACCTGATGAGGAACACGATCATCTCCATGGACCTGGCAGACCCCAACTCTGAGTCGGCCAAAGAGTTCAAGGAGTTAGTGTGGCAGATCATGGTGGATGCAGGGAAGCCAAACTTGGCAGACTACTTCCCGGTGCTCAAGAGGGTGGACCCACTGGGTGTGAGGCAGAGGATGACCGGTTACTTCGGGCGGATGTTCGATGTTTTCAATAGGATCATCAACGACAGGCTGCAGGACAGGGAGATCTCAGGCTTTGTGAGGAAGAGTGACATGTTGGATGCTCTTCTAGACCTTAGCGAAGATAAAGGAGGGCATGGATCTGTTTCTCATGAAGCATCT GACCTTTTCACCGGGGGGAGTGAGACCACGTCAAGTACGTTGGAGTGGCCGATGGCCGAGTTGCTGCGTAATCCCGATAAGTTATTAAAAGCTCAGGCCGAGCTCAAACAGGTGACTGGTAGGGGCAACGCTGTTGAGAAATCTGATATTGCTCGACTACCGTACTTAAAAGCAATGGTAAAGGAGACCTTCCGGATGCACCCATGGCTCCCACTGCTAGTCCCCTGTAGGGTCGGAGCGACAGTGCATGTCGGCGGCTGCACCATCCTGGAGGGTACCCGAAATCCTGGTCAATGA